The Chloroflexi bacterium ADurb.Bin180 region AAGGGATGCGATTGGCTGTTCCACGTCGCCGCGATGTACAGCACGCACGACGAAGACAGCGAAAAGATGTACTCGGTTAACGTCGGCGGCACCAAGAGTGTCCTGTCCGCTGCTCTCCAGGTCGGGGTCAAGCGAGTGGTTCACACCAGTACCATAGGCACGATTGGCCAACCCGGCGATGGCACGCTGGCTACAGAAGAGACTCGTTACAACCTGTGGGACTCGGCCAGTCACTACGCCAGGTCCAAGTACCTGGCGGAGGTCGCAGCGCTGGACATGGGCGAGCAGGGCCTGCCGGTGGTAGTAGTCAATCCCTGTGCCCCTGTCGGCCCAGGGGACCTGAAGCCGAGCAGCAGCGGGCGGCGCATTCTGGACTATATGAGAGGAAAGATGCCATCCTTCTGCGCGGGGGGTATCAACTTTGTGCCAGTGGACGACGTGGCAATGGGGCACATCCTGGCCGCAGAGAGGGGCCGCGTCGGAGAACGCTACATCCTGGGCCATCGCGACGGTAACCTCACTCTGGATGGGTTCCTGGAGCTGATGCAAAAGGCATCCGGCGTTGCCCGGCCGCGTCAGCAGCCGCGCTCCATCTTTTCC contains the following coding sequences:
- a CDS encoding 3 beta-hydroxysteroid dehydrogenase/Delta 5-->4-isomerase; translation: MERAFVTGATGFVGSAIVRRLLQRGISVRALVRPGNDRRNLAGMDIELVEVDLLDERAMHDVLKGCDWLFHVAAMYSTHDEDSEKMYSVNVGGTKSVLSAALQVGVKRVVHTSTIGTIGQPGDGTLATEETRYNLWDSASHYARSKYLAEVAALDMGEQGLPVVVVNPCAPVGPGDLKPSSSGRRILDYMRGKMPSFCAGGINFVPVDDVAMGHILAAERGRVGERYILGHRDGNLTLDGFLELMQKASGVARPRQQPRSIFSRFGRRSEPVCHAPAALTCDPSKAIRELGLPQTSLAAAFTAALAWFREQGYIVGGG